In one window of Maribacter sp. BPC-D8 DNA:
- a CDS encoding winged helix-turn-helix transcriptional regulator — protein sequence MAKQNNDAQALDYCMNMIDSKWKPIILYHINKGTNRFNKLFAEIEGINRQMLSKQLKSLERSGILDRTLYGEIPPRVEYTLTPLGKSLLPVVKAMTGWGQKQIAATVTIPEVKEVLEVKEVPEIQELPKVKETPEVPQNQQLPLF from the coding sequence ATGGCGAAGCAAAATAATGATGCACAGGCACTTGATTATTGTATGAATATGATAGATAGTAAATGGAAGCCTATAATTCTGTATCATATAAATAAAGGTACCAATCGATTTAATAAGCTTTTTGCAGAAATTGAAGGTATAAATCGCCAAATGTTAAGCAAGCAATTAAAGTCTTTAGAACGGTCGGGTATTCTTGATCGTACCTTATATGGTGAAATTCCGCCACGAGTAGAATATACATTGACGCCATTAGGTAAATCATTACTTCCGGTTGTGAAGGCGATGACTGGCTGGGGGCAAAAACAAATAGCTGCGACTGTGACAATTCCTGAAGTTAAAGAGGTTCTAGAAGTGAAAGAAGTACCTGAAATTCAAGAATTACCCAAAGTTAAAGAAACTCCAGAAGTTCCACAAAATCAGCAGTTGCCACTTTTTTAA
- a CDS encoding amidohydrolase — protein sequence MKQRTTLCAFACCLLAFSGVYAQKKRSNKQIEKLKTEVAAIVEENKKQSQVMVDKIFSFSELGFQEVESSKYLTGILAENGFEIENSISGIPTAWFATWSNGEGPTIALGSDVDCIPKASQYPGVAYHKPIVEGAPGHGEGHNSGIPMNISSALAVKKIMERENIGGTLLVWPGIAEELVAAKAWYVRDGRFDDIDMCIFTHVGNNLGVSYGPTRGTGLISVEYSFDGEAAHSAGSPWRGKSALDAAELMNIAWNYKREHLHPLKRSHSIFTDAGDQPNVVPSKAAIWFYFRDIKYEGIMEMYAIANDMAKGAALMTGTTMTSKVLGTAWPRHYNKVIAETMYANIKEVGLPEWSEADQKLAKAVQTEVNSEKIEGLPVKLDELGLPVLEPISGGSDDIGDVSWKVPTVTLRYPSNIPGLQGHHWSNAIAMATPIAHKGVVAGAKVEAMTIIDFLLKPDLMKGAWDYFNNEQQKDTKYQPMISESDMPPIYLNKDKQDQFRPELEKFYYDETKYDTYLEQLGIEYPTLKD from the coding sequence ATGAAACAAAGAACTACACTATGTGCATTCGCATGTTGTTTACTCGCCTTTAGTGGCGTGTACGCACAAAAGAAAAGATCAAACAAGCAAATTGAAAAGCTAAAAACGGAGGTTGCCGCTATTGTCGAGGAGAATAAAAAGCAATCTCAGGTAATGGTCGATAAGATTTTTAGTTTTTCAGAATTGGGTTTTCAAGAAGTAGAATCTTCAAAATATCTGACAGGAATTTTAGCTGAAAACGGATTCGAAATCGAAAACTCCATTTCAGGAATTCCCACCGCTTGGTTTGCAACTTGGAGCAATGGGGAAGGACCTACAATTGCTTTGGGTAGTGATGTAGATTGCATTCCAAAAGCATCCCAATATCCGGGTGTGGCATATCACAAGCCAATAGTAGAAGGAGCTCCGGGGCATGGCGAAGGACATAATTCTGGTATTCCAATGAATATTTCATCCGCCTTAGCAGTTAAAAAAATTATGGAGCGTGAGAATATTGGAGGTACACTTCTAGTTTGGCCAGGTATAGCCGAAGAGCTTGTGGCTGCAAAAGCATGGTATGTAAGAGATGGTCGTTTTGACGATATTGATATGTGCATTTTTACCCATGTGGGTAATAATCTTGGAGTCTCGTACGGACCAACAAGAGGTACGGGTTTAATATCGGTAGAATATTCTTTTGACGGCGAAGCTGCACATTCTGCCGGTTCACCATGGAGAGGAAAAAGTGCTTTAGATGCTGCAGAGTTGATGAATATCGCTTGGAATTATAAGAGAGAGCATCTACATCCACTAAAACGTTCACATTCTATATTTACCGATGCTGGTGATCAGCCAAATGTAGTACCTTCTAAAGCAGCTATCTGGTTTTATTTTAGAGATATAAAATATGAGGGAATCATGGAGATGTACGCCATAGCAAACGATATGGCTAAGGGTGCAGCGTTAATGACAGGTACAACCATGACCTCTAAAGTTTTGGGTACAGCATGGCCAAGACATTATAATAAGGTAATTGCAGAAACCATGTATGCTAATATAAAAGAGGTTGGACTGCCAGAATGGTCAGAAGCTGATCAAAAATTAGCTAAAGCTGTACAAACAGAAGTAAATTCAGAAAAAATTGAAGGTTTACCTGTAAAATTAGATGAATTAGGACTCCCGGTTCTTGAGCCAATTAGTGGTGGTTCTGACGATATTGGTGACGTATCTTGGAAAGTACCTACAGTAACGTTGAGGTACCCAAGTAACATACCTGGTCTACAAGGCCATCATTGGAGTAATGCGATAGCAATGGCAACGCCAATAGCACATAAAGGTGTCGTAGCAGGAGCAAAGGTAGAAGCTATGACGATAATAGACTTTTTATTAAAGCCTGATTTAATGAAAGGCGCGTGGGACTATTTTAATAATGAGCAGCAAAAAGATACCAAATACCAACCAATGATTTCTGAAAGTGATATGCCGCCAATTTATTTAAATAAAGACAAGCAAGATCAGTTTAGACCCGAATTAGAAAAGTTCTATTACGATGAAACCAAATACGATACATATTTAGAGCAATTAGGTATCGAGTACCCTACATTGAAAGATTAG
- a CDS encoding WD40/YVTN/BNR-like repeat-containing protein, producing MRYTFLLIVLMVSCSESVPPATFNTVDIETVYSDSLSIRAIELMGNSLAFAANKGTFGTIDLTSGKVRANIEKYHTSVPAFRAVAHTSTDFFMLSIESPALLYKTGDNGRMELVYKEEGEGVFYDAMTFLNDKDGIAIGDSVNGCLSVIMTSDGGNTWSKLPCSQLPEGIEGEGAFAASNTNIKTLGDNIWMATTSGRILFSSDKGNSWETYQTPIKNAEATEGIYSIDFYDENLGFAIGGDYTNPDTSKANKAITKDGGKTWSLVADGSEPGYKSCVQFVPGSNGTGLVAIGFTGISYSSDMGETWKKLSKEPFFTIRFQNDSVAYAAGKNRISKLTFK from the coding sequence ATGCGTTATACTTTTCTTTTGATTGTTTTAATGGTTTCATGTTCAGAAAGTGTGCCGCCAGCTACTTTTAATACGGTGGATATAGAAACAGTGTATTCAGATTCTTTAAGCATTCGAGCTATAGAGCTAATGGGTAATAGTTTAGCATTCGCTGCTAATAAAGGCACTTTTGGTACTATAGATTTAACTTCTGGTAAAGTGCGTGCGAATATTGAAAAATACCATACGAGCGTACCGGCGTTTAGAGCAGTGGCACATACATCTACCGATTTTTTTATGCTTTCTATAGAATCGCCAGCGCTGTTATATAAAACAGGAGATAACGGTCGAATGGAGTTGGTGTATAAGGAGGAGGGAGAAGGCGTGTTTTATGATGCTATGACCTTTTTGAATGATAAAGACGGAATTGCAATAGGAGATTCTGTCAACGGATGCTTAAGTGTTATAATGACTTCGGATGGTGGAAACACGTGGTCTAAACTACCATGTTCACAATTACCAGAAGGTATAGAAGGTGAGGGGGCTTTTGCGGCTAGTAATACAAATATCAAGACATTAGGTGATAACATTTGGATGGCAACCACATCTGGAAGAATTCTGTTTTCTTCGGATAAAGGGAATTCCTGGGAAACTTATCAGACTCCCATTAAAAATGCCGAGGCAACTGAGGGTATTTATTCCATTGATTTCTATGATGAAAATTTAGGTTTTGCCATTGGCGGAGACTACACCAATCCGGATACTTCAAAAGCCAACAAAGCAATAACAAAAGATGGTGGAAAAACTTGGAGCTTGGTAGCTGATGGTAGTGAACCCGGTTATAAAAGTTGTGTACAATTTGTGCCTGGTTCAAATGGAACAGGACTTGTAGCTATTGGTTTTACAGGAATTTCGTATTCATCAGATATGGGTGAAACTTGGAAAAAACTATCAAAGGAGCCTTTTTTTACCATACGCTTTCAGAACGATTCTGTTGCTTATGCTGCTGGTAAAAATCGTATTTCTAAACTAACCTTCAAATAA
- a CDS encoding RNA polymerase sigma factor — translation MIEEETLVLDLKTKSKQAQAFEVLVNTYKERLYWQIRNIVLSHADADDVLQNTFIKIYKNIDGFKGDSKLFSWMYRIATNEALNFIKKRAKLQGVSDTDYQDKLVSNLEADVYFDGDEIQLQLQKAIATLPEKQKLVFNMKYFQELKYEEISEILNTSVGGLKASYHLAVKKLEQYLKED, via the coding sequence GTGATTGAAGAGGAAACATTAGTATTAGATTTAAAAACTAAAAGCAAGCAAGCACAAGCTTTTGAGGTATTAGTAAATACCTACAAAGAACGTTTGTATTGGCAGATACGAAATATTGTATTAAGCCATGCCGATGCTGATGATGTTTTACAGAATACTTTTATAAAAATCTATAAAAATATAGACGGATTTAAAGGAGATAGCAAACTCTTTTCTTGGATGTACCGTATTGCAACTAACGAGGCGTTGAATTTCATAAAAAAACGAGCTAAACTGCAAGGGGTTTCCGATACGGATTATCAAGACAAATTGGTATCTAATTTAGAAGCAGATGTATATTTTGATGGAGATGAAATTCAACTGCAACTTCAAAAAGCTATTGCAACACTCCCTGAAAAACAAAAATTGGTTTTCAACATGAAGTACTTTCAGGAATTGAAATATGAAGAGATTTCAGAAATATTGAATACTTCGGTAGGCGGATTAAAAGCTTCTTATCATTTAGCAGTAAAAAAATTAGAACAGTATTTAAAAGAAGATTAA
- a CDS encoding RsmB/NOP family class I SAM-dependent RNA methyltransferase, which translates to MKLHRNLVFAVIDALNLIFNENEYADKVVQKVLRYDKRWGARDRGFIAEITYEMVRYKRLYTEIAEVKAPFSRPDLFRMWAVWAVLKGISLPDWKQIEPTPERRIKGKFDELSQIRKYREAVPDWIDELCEKALGEKLWTEELAKLNVPADVILRTNTLKTNKEELRKALLDENIVAEPVKGHPSALKLVERANVFVTQAFKNGMFEVQDASSQLVAEFLDVEPGQRVVDTCAGAGGKSLHLAALMENKGQLISMDIYGSKLKELKRRARRNGAHNIEVREIDSSKVYKKLYGSADRVLIDAPCTGLGVLRRNPDSKWKMQPEFLDKIVKTQHDIIRSYSKIVKPGGKMVYATCSILPQENSHQVQSFLKSEEGKDFTLVKDKKIYASKSGFDGFYMALLEKKI; encoded by the coding sequence ATGAAATTACACAGAAATTTGGTGTTTGCCGTAATCGACGCATTAAACCTAATATTTAACGAAAATGAATACGCCGATAAGGTGGTTCAAAAAGTATTACGATACGACAAACGTTGGGGCGCTCGCGACCGTGGCTTTATTGCCGAGATTACCTATGAAATGGTACGTTACAAGCGTTTATATACTGAAATAGCAGAAGTTAAAGCTCCTTTTAGCAGACCAGACCTGTTTCGTATGTGGGCAGTTTGGGCTGTTTTAAAAGGTATTAGTTTACCTGATTGGAAACAGATAGAACCAACACCAGAAAGAAGAATTAAAGGTAAATTCGACGAGCTTTCTCAAATAAGAAAATATAGAGAAGCTGTGCCAGATTGGATCGATGAGCTTTGCGAAAAAGCTTTGGGTGAAAAATTATGGACCGAAGAGTTAGCTAAACTTAATGTACCTGCAGATGTTATTTTGCGTACAAACACATTAAAAACGAACAAAGAAGAATTACGTAAAGCACTTTTAGACGAGAATATAGTTGCTGAGCCTGTAAAAGGTCATCCTTCTGCTTTGAAATTGGTTGAGAGAGCAAATGTATTTGTTACTCAAGCTTTTAAAAACGGAATGTTCGAAGTTCAAGATGCTTCTTCTCAGTTAGTTGCCGAGTTTTTAGATGTTGAACCTGGGCAGCGCGTTGTTGATACATGTGCTGGTGCTGGTGGTAAATCTTTGCACTTAGCCGCTTTAATGGAAAACAAAGGTCAATTGATTTCTATGGATATTTACGGAAGTAAATTGAAAGAACTTAAAAGACGTGCTAGACGTAACGGTGCTCATAATATTGAAGTACGTGAAATAGATTCTTCTAAAGTTTATAAAAAACTTTATGGTAGCGCCGATAGAGTTCTTATCGATGCCCCTTGTACAGGATTGGGAGTTCTTAGAAGAAACCCTGATTCTAAATGGAAAATGCAACCAGAGTTTCTAGACAAGATTGTAAAAACACAACACGATATTATTAGAAGCTACAGTAAAATTGTGAAACCAGGCGGTAAAATGGTTTACGCTACCTGTTCTATCCTACCTCAAGAAAATAGCCATCAGGTTCAATCTTTCTTAAAATCTGAAGAAGGTAAAGACTTCACCTTGGTGAAAGACAAAAAAATATACGCTTCTAAAAGTGGATTTGACGGATTCTATATGGCTTTGCTAGAGAAGAAAATCTAA